The following is a genomic window from Myxocyprinus asiaticus isolate MX2 ecotype Aquarium Trade chromosome 38, UBuf_Myxa_2, whole genome shotgun sequence.
ggtctgaaaaagaggacatgtgcgggaaaaagaggatgtatggtaactctatgttacgttatttttttgtcattgcatcacaaatgccatggactcagcTCAAGTCCTAAAGGcctgagtccaagtcaagtctgagtaaaaatgcatccgagtctgtgacaagtccaagtccattgcAATTGGACTCGAGTGTCCCAACTCTACTGGAGAGCAAAACCACCAACTTCAGAGTCTTAGCccaggtcgtggagtttgttttatgcctgcctttTATGCCTGTCTGGGAGTTTGCATCTGTggagtgtgttctcattaatgaacacaGCATAGACAccgtgtaacagtcatgaaggcaatgttTTTCGtgcatcttaattttggactggactgctctgcattttacgataaactcttgaaagaaaAGTGCACACttagaaaaattgctgccagcgaaaagtacaaggtgacaacatttacagatgcggatgcaccctctacttcgcattgatcagGTAAGGATATGTCAATTTAATTTTTACAGGGAGGGGACTGTCCCGTTTTCtgcaagcaggaatctggtcaccctaatcaAGGGctgtattcggaaagctgttttttttaaaacattgttttatttttgcagttctgttcagtGGCACTAGCTGcacagaatttacacacttcagctttaaggtgaGTGTAATTAATCCCTAGACATTTTATTTCTCCTAGAGAACTGAAAAAAATTGTTATAAAAACATCTAGCTCGACACACACCCACCTCCAGCTCTGTGGATCTGATCGTTTGCCTTTTTCCTAAGCTCTCACTTTGACTGTCTGGTTTCTTTCAGCCAACAATTAATACTGAAGCCTAATAAATAGACTGTGAATAATATaacttttgtgtatgtgtgtgtgtgtgtgtgtgtgtgtgtgtgtgtgtataaaaaacATTTACTAATATTGTGATTTGAGCTACCATACATACATTGATGGATAACATGTCTTATCCTAACTCTATGACACTAACTCTTATGGTGCCTAAAGATTCCAAATCAAATAGGCATATATATTTCACTTGTTTTCTTTTTATCTATTTGCTTATATTGTCCATTAATATTCGTCTTGTTATGGTCATTATCATGGAGAAAGCTCTTCATTTACCAATGTTCATATTTTTGTGTTATCTCTGTGTAAATGGGGTATTTGGAGCTTCAGGATTCTACCCTaaaatgttgtcagatttaatATTTGATTCATATGTGATCTCATCTCACATGTGTGCTCTACAAACATATGTTATCTACAGCTCTTTACTTTGTGAATTTACAATATTAACAGTGATGTCTTATGATAGATATGTAGCCATATGCAAACCTTTAGACTATAATTCCAAATTAACTAAAATCACCTGTGTtagattaatttttttatcatggATTGTACCCAACTGCTTTGTGATTTCAGCAGTCCTGTTATCAAACTTGAGGCCATTttgtaaaaatcacattgacaaATTATACTGTGATAACTGGTCAATTGTAAAGCTTTCTTGTGTGTCATCTTTTGTAAATAATGTCTATGGATATATTGTTGCTGTCATATTTGTTAGCTGTGCAGTCTGTATCATAGTGTCATATATTAAATTGATTGCTGCATGTAAAGCATCTTTAGAAAATAGAAGGAAATTCTGGCAAACATGTTTGCCACATATATTATCACTGATCAATTTCACTTTTGCTATGCTTTTTGATATCATGTATAGTAGATATGGTGCAAATGACATTCCAGAGGGCCTACGCAATTTCTTGGCTTTAGAATTGGTTATAGTTCCACCTGTTTTTAATCCTCTTATTTATGGATTAAACGTTACTGCGGTACGTAAAATAGTTTTTACTTCATGTATAACAACAAAAGTGAATGTTTCAGAGAGTCGAAAAAGGGATAAGACCTAACAATAATCtgctatacttttttttatttttttatttttttgcttaagtaaatgtcatatttttcaaaattttacatttatctGGGGATCTGTATCTCATGTATATCAATTTACCAGCATTAAATTTAAGTCTTAAGACTCAGTACGATCAATTGTGTATCTCATGACATCCAACCTGACCCTGTTATGCATGGGAGCAAGCTATTTTTGAAAACTGTCCTTTTGCATTCATCTCTGGTGTTAATGTTGAATGTTTGGGTTAACATTATTGGAATAATTGGATTAAAATTACAGCAACATGACTGGAAATTATTTATTCATCATTAGTAAAAAAAAGGCTGAATTTGGATGTCAATTCACAAAGGAAAGAGACCAACATTTTGTAGTGTGCTTTATGTTTAATTATTGGTAGTATTTATAACTGATTCACTGTGTGACAAGGTTAAGTGTCGATCTAAATTCTGTGTATATAATTTTTGTGTTCATAATTGGACTGagagacataattatttttgtaatatagcCTGAGGTCATGGCATAAAGTTCTAAATTCTACTTGACCCCTTAATCGCTGTTTACAGCTATATCTTTCAATATTGttgtattattataattcaaaATACAAGAGAAAATTTTAAATATTACTTAACTTTAAAATGGccaatgtcctttttggagtttggtaAACAGtatactttcactgtatgaaaaagagcagcgtaaacatttatcaaaagatcaacttttgtgttccataaaagaaagaaagtcataagggttaggaacaacatgagggtgagtaaatggtggcaCAATATGAATTTATGcatgaactatttatttaaggaAAAATACTGTACAAAGAGCAACAGAGTGCATTGAATAACCCCTGGGATTTATTTGTTAGAGCCCTAGAGATCTTGCCCTGTGCAAAACAGCTTTTTATAAGCATGTCAACTGTCCTTGGTGCATCCACTTCATCAATTTGAGCATGCAAGATCAGGCAAGGCAATGGTAATTGTTGTTGTAAAAGTATGcatgttatattttttaattctatTTGTATACTGGTCAAAATATGGCAGTGCTTATCAGTTACCTGAGATAcaattgtatgattttttttaattgacaattTTTTTGAGAGCTTTTTACATATGGATGGTAATAATGGATAATATGACCCATTTTGTAACCTACACTCTTAAGGAGCCAAAAGACTCTAAATTATATAGACACATATATATCACATGCTTTTTGCTCCTCTATGTTATGATATTGTTTGTTAACATTTGGCTTAGTGTGGTTATTTTTTTGGAGAGAGCCCTTCATGAACCAATGTACATTTTTCTGTGCAATCTGTGTTTAAATGATCTATATGGAACAGCAGGATTCTATCCTAAATTCCTGCATGATTTATTGTTGGATTCATATGTGATCTCTTCTTACATGTGTGCCTTCCAAGCTTTTGTCATTTACACCTATGTAATGTGTGAATTTTCTACGTTAGCAGTGATGTCATACGACAGACATGTGGCCATATGTAGACCTTTAGACTATCACTCAAAGCTGAACAAATTTTCATGTGGCATTTTACTTGGCTTCTGTTGGATTGTACCATTTATTAACATGTTCATCGCAGTTCTTTTGTCAAATAGGTTGGTGCCATGTAAAAACCACATTGACAAATTGTATTGCGACAACTGGGCAATAGTAAAGCTCTCATGTGAATCAACTGACACCAATAACATTTATGGACTTGTTTTCATatcattatattttggtcttgTGATTGTAATTATAGTGTCTTATATAAAACTCATCATTGCATGTAAAGCATCATTAGAGTGCAGAAGGAAATTTTGGCAGACCTGTGTGCCCCATGTAATTTCACTGATAAATCTCGCTGTTGCAATACTTTTTAATACCATCTATAACAGATATGGATCAAGTAATGTCCCAGTGAACCTCGGTGATTTTTTGGCTTTAGAGATGATTATAGTGCCACCACTTTTCAATCCTGTAATATATGGTTTCAAACTTACAGAGGTTCGCAAAAGAGTCTTAAAATCATTCATTAATTGCATAAGAAAACGATGAAGAATAAAGTATGTTCTACCGTGTTGTgtatttgctgtattgtattcTGTCACAAATGGAAAAGACTGAACTTGTCCTGCCTTATATAAACTAACATTACTAAACCTCATTGTAAGCAAGCAAAAGACAAATGAATAatggttttattttttcacaatgtTGCAAATGCTCATGTAAGGTGGGGTGCCAAGTTAATTGCATTCAAAAGGCAGAACTCCCCAGGGAGGAAAAGAGCAAATGTATGATCTCTGAGAAAATCAGCATAGAAACTTTTTCTCAAAGATACCATCTCACACCCAGCTGAGCAAGAATTGCCTCATTATTGTCTTTCCATATCTTTTCTCCCACCTCCTGTCCCTCTCAGCTCAAAATCACCTTAAAACACACTTAAATCTTGTAGGTAACAAATGTCTAATTATATGTCTGGCTATTCATGTTTCATATCATTGAAAAGGTCTCAGTGTGACTGGTATGAAGGTCTCATTACCTTAACTGTAAAATACCTGATAACACAGTTTTGAGAACTTAGAGGAATGCTGATcaacgtggg
Proteins encoded in this region:
- the LOC127428554 gene encoding olfactory receptor 52D1-like; its protein translation is MDNMTHFVTYTLKEPKDSKLYRHIYITCFLLLYVMILFVNIWLSVVIFLERALHEPMYIFLCNLCLNDLYGTAGFYPKFLHDLLLDSYVISSYMCAFQAFVIYTYVMCEFSTLAVMSYDRHVAICRPLDYHSKLNKFSCGILLGFCWIVPFINMFIAVLLSNRLVPCKNHIDKLYCDNWAIVKLSCESTDTNNIYGLVFISLYFGLVIVIIVSYIKLIIACKASLECRRKFWQTCVPHVISLINLAVAILFNTIYNRYGSSNVPVNLGDFLALEMIIVPPLFNPVIYGFKLTEVRKRVLKSFINCIRKR
- the LOC127428553 gene encoding olfactory receptor 52D1-like, which encodes MDNMSYPNSMTLTLMVPKDSKSNRHIYFTCFLFIYLLILSINIRLVMVIIMEKALHLPMFIFLCYLCVNGVFGASGFYPKMLSDLIFDSYVISSHMCALQTYVIYSSLLCEFTILTVMSYDRYVAICKPLDYNSKLTKITCVRLIFLSWIVPNCFVISAVLLSNLRPFCKNHIDKLYCDNWSIVKLSCVSSFVNNVYGYIVAVIFVSCAVCIIVSYIKLIAACKASLENRRKFWQTCLPHILSLINFTFAMLFDIMYSRYGANDIPEGLRNFLALELVIVPPVFNPLIYGLNVTAVRKIVFTSCITTKVNVSESRKRDKT